The DNA sequence GCCCAGGACCCAGGGGGcgcatctctctctgtctcagacCAGCTGCAGAGCCACAGACGTGGACCTGAGCAATCCTCAGTCAGTGCCACTGAGTGCTGGAACATTTGTCTTATACACttagctgcattttgtctgtagGGTGTGAGCGCGGAGGGGTTTAGGTAAACAAAATTCCTGCTCCTATTgacttattattttactgttcatGCCAGAGAGTAGGTACAATCCACTGATTTAGTTATTGAAACTGAAGAAACTCCTCTATCCTGgttaccatttacattttttgcatgCTTAAAATTACTTCCAATGaccaaaaaccacaaaaaaaaaaattcaaaggaAGATATTAAACAAACAGTAACTGTGTGAAAGTTCTCTAACTGCactagaaataaatgaaaaaaatgttttctcttcctcAGAAGATTGCAACTCctacaaaaatgtttagaatgTCTAGACACAGTCATCACAATCTTACAGTCTCTCtcattaattatgttttcactCAAATTAAGGTTTAACAATAAAAGATGAGCATGCTCAGCTTTTTGTTAAGACCCTTTATTTCATCAATTTGAaagaaacaagtaaaaacagtgTACAacgtttatattatttttttttcctaaagctGGTGTCCTCACTCTCAGGAATATGGGAGGGCAGGTACAAAAATGTtgaactaaaaaacaaaaagtataaaatgaaTTTCCCTATTTTCAGGAGGCGACAGCAAAGGATAAGTGTGCATAGGAATAAGAAACAATCAGAgtcaaaaactaaacaaagtttTGCAATATGATAAAAAACCATTACATTCAAAATTATGCACTTTTGAAAAATTATCTTAAAAATACTGAAGTGCTTTTAGAAACCTCCTAGTACACTTTCAAATAAGAAATGCAATTCCCAGGAGTCTCAGTCTTAGTTTAGCCTCAGTTGTCTgtaaaagggttaaaaaaaataaacaaatcttgttttatttgcatccacatttgaatttacattatACAAGAAGCTAATTTAGTCTTTACCAACCATAAAGTACAAATAAGAgtcaaaatacaataatttggGGGCAGCAAAGTGCATATCATTGGCACAGTAAAACTAATTTTAGTCACTGCTGGTCTCATAAATAACTCAGAAGCTCAAGGGACAACGGTCCCGAAAGAAGCAAATcacatgactgtgtgttttctgtttgcaaaGTACTCCTAAATATGTGTATTATGTAAAAGTAACCTCATTGAGGCAGCAGTGAATGCACTGGATGGAAAACACCCAATACGCTACTGTACATGAAGGAAAAAcccagaggaaagaaaagtttCTGATAGGTCAGCATTGACCCTGATCAGAGGGAAACCAGGTGGTGTCACAGCACAGAATCGAGATAAGAAGGCATCTGGAATTATAAGCACTTATTTGGGTGGGGGATGAAGGTATTTATTATCCTGAACAGGAAACTGGGGGTCTCTCAGTGCCAGTTATAACAAGGATTCCACTGCAGGCCAGCTTTGAAATTAATGATTAATCACTCTGCACTCTTCGTGTGTCTTGCCCTTCCTCACACCAGACTGTATTGCACAATTGATTTATCAGACACCTCATGGTGTGACATGATTGAAAAACAGGGTAGTAGAAAAGTGATAAAAATCCTCTCCAAGAGGATCTATTTTCAGTCTTAGGAGAATCAGCCATGTTTTACAACAAGTATGTATGCAGAAATAACTTTATTTGATACGGTACATTCACTTTTGAAGCCAAAAAAGGTCTTGTCTGAATGGTTTTGAAATAGTTCAGAACTCTTCAAGAGGAAACAGTTTTTAACCACCCACTCAACAAACACTCTCTGCTAACATGATGTTTTTGGTCCACAGTATGCCCATGTTATATTGGAAATTACTTGTATTTAATTACGTTCAATACAAAAATTTGTGCATAACTACATTTCCCCATTCATTATGGTGTATGGATGCCCGCTCAGTATACAACATAACAACCAGGAAAAGCAGGGTAGTGTTAACCGTCTCTCCATGGTCAGTCTTCAAAGGCCACACATAACTATATTTGTCTTAAATTTCCTCCttcctgtaaaaacacaaattgcaGATTGTAAAGGTTACATCCACCGACAGCATTTGCAGACACTGCTGGCAGGACAGGGCAGTGGCCCCCTTCTTTCTGAGAGTGGAGTCAGGTGGGTCGAGGGAAGATGGTTGGACCAGAGGAATTTTTGAAGGTTGCTTAGGCTGTCCCACTAGCAGAATAGGAGAACTGGGGGAAGTGGGGTCTCTGCTCACTGTCAAAGGATTCCATATTGTCATCTGGTGAtagaacaacataaaaaaagttacttttaaaagtttgttgtaGGTGAATTGCACACAGTGCCGAATGTCGATTAACAACAGTTTAAGGTGGAATTTAATTTAACTATGATTAggtttattaactttttaatatttgtaaatccTGTTTTCCTGTGATATTAACCCCAGAGTGAACTTTTTCGTCACGCCTCTGCATAAAGACACTGGCTGCCATTCACATGCATTTGATGATTTTATGGTGCTAGCTCTCCAGGAGAGGGCAGACTGCTCTCAAGGGAACAAAATATGCCTGCAGTATGGTTTCTTTAATCGCCTATATCTTCCTTTAACCAAGTAAGGTCTCAACTACTCAAGAATTTAGTATAAATTTTGGCACAGAGGAAAATACCCAGCCCTTCTGACTAATGAATTTGCTCAGTTTTAAGGTTTCTCTCATGAGTCAGAGTGCTCAGATTtcaatataaaattaaacactaaggggaaaacaaaatgtgatttctCTCAAAAGGTTTTTACACAAGTAATTCAGTGACGGTAAATTAGTAGCCTTTATAGTGAAAATAGTAATTCAGTaacctttagaaaaaaaacaaaaaaaaaataaaaaattctcaTCCTGAAAGAGTAATTTTTCATTCCTAAAGTCTCTCAGGAAGTGCTGGGGAAACTTTATCATACAAGTTATGTGGCTATTAATCTTCACAGTCCACTGTGACAATCAGCCTCACTGTCACATTTACAGATAATGCTGCGATAAGCcacatcatcattttttttttataccacaAAAGAAGTGTCATGAAAAGTAcattgtatgtgtgagtgtgcaagtgtgtgtctgGTTTGGTGCTACCTTGTCCGGGTGGAGTAATAGTGATGGTCTGTGCTGTGAACTCCTCGTCAAAATATCGTGTGTCTGTCTCAGAGGTAACTTGGGGCTTAAATGGCGGGACCAGCTGTTGGAATGGAAAGACAAACGTATCAAAACATCAGTGCTATTAGTCAGTTTGGTAACAGTTGTCAATCTCATGACAATTAGGGCAGGCAAAAGTGACGTAACTAGATTGATCCCTCAGGTGGGAGGATGGCTAACTGAGTTCAGTGTCTCTTTCgcaacaaacaaaagaataagCAAGAAACATAGCAACACAAGCACTTTTGTAACTGACCTTCTTCTCATAAACGTCATGCCATTCAATTCCTGCGAAAAACTTGTGCTGCATGATTTCCTTAGCATCATCAGGCCCGCCACCTAATCTGCAAGTTGAGTGTAAATATGTCATTGTAAATGTCATTATAAGTACATTTCcacttttctatttattttctctatcaaataaattatcattgttacatttaatttaagaaaaaacaaacaaacaaaaaaaaacaagcttagTTTTATCAAGTGTGAACCAAACCATTGGGTTGAGACTGACTGAAAGTGTTTGATTCAGCTGGGGTTCCTCACCTCTGCATTGGGTCTTTCTTGAGAAGGCCAGAGAGCAGCGAGCGCGCCTCAGGACCTAATGTCCGAGGGAAGCGGATGTCTTCCATGAGGATCAGCTCAAACAGCTTCTCATGGTCCTGGTTGTAGAAAGGTAGTCTGCCGCACATCATCTCATACATCACCACCCCCAGACCCCACCAGTCCACTGCACGGCCATAATCATTGTCTTCTAGTACCTTGGGAATAAGAACAGAGGTAAGAGTGTATTTCATTACCGAGCTGCTCGAGCTCTTGGATTTCTTGATTAGGTGTTAGATTATTTATATGACAACACAACCGTAAATAGCACTAATATAACATGTTTGTGCAGTGAgtgaattaaaatatatattactgGTGTGGTTTTGTAGCTACAGTTCACAAACCAGCAACAACATCTAAACTGTGAAGACAGCAGCTCTTTGGGATGAATATACAAACCCTAAAGCAACTGGGATGCCCTCCTCCCAATTATCCCACCCCTAACAAAATCACCTGCTCACCCCACTGGTCTGGGCTTTTGAGGCAGCAACAGCAAGCACTGACTCACATCTCACATTAGGAGCAAGGATAGAGTTTCCCCTGGAGCCCTGCATATTTAATCACCACAGGCCcttccacacatacacagcacaaCACATACAGATTAACAAGAAACAGAGGTGTGGGTACTTTAACTAAGCAAATGCGTGGTAACAAAGACTGGGGCCTTACAGAAACTGCTCAGGGAACTCAACTACAGTCCTAGAAATACGTGGTATAGTCATTTCCATAGAATTACTTTTCTTGGCAACTCTTAATGAGACAAACTCCTCCGATGTTGTGCTTACTGGACAGTGCAACCTGTTGCATGACTAATGTGCTGCTGAGCAGAGTTGTTCCAAGGTCTCTAGGGACGTGTACTGGATTCTACCTCACCAGGCGGATGTTGAAGGTGAAATCAAGACAAGGAGAACAGTCTGTTCTCTTAAACTGCCAGCAGCGTGATGCGAGGCAATTCATGCCTAAGAATAGAAACGTAGGTAAAGAGACATGGGTGGATTAATAGAATTAGATATGGACACAACAGTGCAAAGGCTGAGGAGGGTCCTGGAAAACAGATGGATGTGTCCGTAAAAGGAACAAAACtactgtgtgtgcacgcgcatGCAGCCGCGCATATGTCTGTGGGCGCTCAGCCTGGTGCTGCGGTAAGTGGTGAGGGAGACTGGGAGGGCAGGGGGAGTAACGTGAAGCCAATGTGGGGCTAGGATTACTGGGCCGTCTCTATTTCCAGCGCTGCTGTCGTGTGATACACACCGTGCGACAGCTGGGCCAGCAGCTGCCCCATATATGTAGAAGAGCCCCACAGCTGTGAAGCTGCCAGGAGCACAGGAGCCAAGCTCATCCCTCATATACGTAACCAGGACTGCCTGCCTGCCTGGGCCCCAGCCCCAATACTGTTACCCGGCCCCAATGGatcagagttagatggagagtgaggataaaagcacaaacacttgCTGCTGCTATGCAGCTCCACTGTGTGCTTTACACTTTATTTTGCTCACAAAGTTCTGCACTAACACCCATTAATCTTCCAAGCTTGTGAATCCAGATCAGTTTTAGTGGCTAGATTAAAATGgtgcacatttttctttgtacatATTCCCTAAAAGCAGATTCCCTTAGTCAataatagatttgtttttttaaccacttaATAAAACTGACAAAGTGAATTGTCCCACTCGTTACTTGGGAGATAAACTGGTCAAGCTTTTGCAGATTctgcctctcctccctctctatTCCCCCTGCTCTGGGTGGAATATTCCCAGACGTTATAGCATTcctgtgcagcacacacacacacacacacacacaacaaggtCATTGTTTACTGCAGAACAACCTGTAACACTGCCTGGCCCGGACTCCATAGAGACGCTCGCCAGCGACCCCGTTGCCATAGTAACGCCCCCTGATGTGTCCCTGCTCTCCGCTGCTGAGGCCAGAGCTGTCATAGACTGTGCTTCTTTGTGGAGGATCAAGGTGGGCTAGGAGGAGTTAAGGATGGAGAGATGGAGCACTCCAAAGAAacagatagatatatagagagatagATATCTATATCCATTTATATAGATAGATAAACCTATCAATTAATCTATCACCTCTTCCAGGTGTGGGAAGGTAAATATTCAGATGACAgtccagctttttaaataaacattacagGATATTAGTGGTTAGAGGAATGTTCAGTCTAACTAATGAAAAAGGCAAGAATGTGTTCCTAGGAGGCTCAGACTCTACCCAGGTCAGGTTAGGCATCCCGGGCAGCAACAGGGGCTGTGGCTCTCCTGATGCCACATGACAGCTGTAGCCAATATGGCTTTTGTTTCTTCTTACCACGAGCAGAAGCTCACGTTTCTTAAAGCCCTGGCAGCCAATCAGCCAATCATCCCTCCCCCACAAAAACGGAAAATTCCAAATGGAGGCTAAAAACAATGATATGGCAACTGTGTCAAGACGGACACtaccagaaaacatttttatggcaACAGGCAAAGGGCTAGTGCAAACACTCATATACATGCTCACACATACTCGTCATCCACAGTAAGTGAAATATCAGGTTACATGTCCCCCTCCAACACTTGTCATACCTGCACGCAAGAGGGAGTAACCACACCCCTCCTTTTACAGCAAATATGAGAGCAGGCTGCCCTGCCCAGGCACACTCATTAACTTCACAACTTCAGCTGAAGATTAGGAAGGCATTTTGAGACAGCTGCCCTGTCTTCTGCCCGCTGCTCATTCACTGAAGCCCAGCAAACAACACTGAATTTTTTTGGGGAATTGATTAATGTCAAATACTGTATGATGGCTCAAAAGTAACATTATACTTATTCTATATCTGCATAAAGCTAAAgatcctttttgtatttttctaaaattcaaGTATCATTACAATGGCAATCCTTGGCGCTGTCAGTTCATACAGCTCCAAGAATTATCAGTAAATGCTAAAAAGGATAAATGTAAATAGGTAGCAGAACATAATGCTTCAATACAGGGCACGTGTGCTGACTAATTTAATTATATGGAAATTATGTGAATCATATGACATGACCTTCAAAAGAGTTCCTGTGATTCTTTGGGCATTCTAGTGGCTTACTGCACACAAGAATCGTTTGTTGTTGGTTATAATTTATTACAGATTTGCACGTACTAAAACAAAGCAGACTTTGTTGTgagatcatcatcattatttcaGGTAAAGTAATCACTTATGTAGTTACCTCAGGAGCTAGATACTCTGGCGTACCACAGAAAGTTTTCATGGTGGCACCATCTTTGATCCCCTCCTTACACAAGCCAAAATCTGTGATTTTTATGTGTCCATCTTTGTCCAGCATTAGGTTTTCCAGCTGAGGGTAAAACAGAAAGACCAAGTGTTACCAAGAAATAAGATCAAATGTTCAAAGATAAAACCTTTAATGGTGacattttatgtagttttttgaaaccacaacaacaaaaaaagaaaaaagattggGTACTTTGTTGGCATTTCACCCACCGCTTCCTAAGGAAATTGGCACTGGCAATACTTTACTTTCAATATGCTacttttctgtacatttttggcaatttatttacataattcaAAGAGATGGTAACAAAAGTTGTAATTTACACAGTGACCAACTGGCCTTCTCCATTCTAAATTGTGATGACTTAGGCTGCATGGCCTCTTAATGCCAGCATATTCCcctccccatctctctcttgctctctctctctcacttaaaGTCACCTGCCAGCTGTAGCTCACACGTGGTCAGCAGTGCCCAGCCAGAGTCAGCACATCCTCCAATCCTGCTATCCTGGCATTTTCAGGAGAATCCTAGCAGGCTGGGAGCCTGCTTCATAAACCCATGGGACAGAGGAAAGAAGGGAGAGAGTGCAGTGCTGACCTGGCTCGTATAGTTTTATCAGCTGGAAGTAGTAGGGCTACAGATGCCCACTGCAACACCGATAACCCCCTACAGCCCTCCTTAACCCATAGATTTCCTATCATATTGCAAAATCCATTATTGTTCTGATCTTTGGAGCAATAAAAGTTTGGTTTagcttttcatttcaaatacttGGGAAAACAACAGAATGTCTTTTTCCAAGATGCTAATTTAATGTCTGTTAACTAATCATGTTGTACAGGCAGCACGATGTCAATAATGCACAAAGTGCACAAATGTCACCCACTGAGAACACTGTCACATGCTATAACAATAGGCAATGGCAATCAGTCCAAAGGGGGCTGAATGTTATTTCTGTCGAGCTCCACTAAGCTTACGGACCAAGCTTCCCTACAGCTACAGTGAGGTCTGAAGACTGATCTGGGGGAGGCAGATCAATAAGCTTTGGCCACTGACACTGCTCTAGATGAATCCTATTTATATCCTGCCAACGGAGAAAGGGAAGGAAGGCCAGGGGAGAAAAGAGGATCACAGAAAGGCTGAGTGAAAGTGGGGGTACGTTTCACCTCCTACCTTTAGATCTCGATAGACCACATTTCTATCAGCATGCAGATAGTCTAGTGCTGACACTATCTCTGCACCATAGAACCGTGCACGCTCCTCTGAGAATACCCGGTCCCTCGACAGATGGAAGAAAAGCTGAAACAGGAGAGATTGACAACAAGGAGGCAGAGGACAAATGCAAAGACTTGTTGAGTCTAGTAACAACAGACAAGAGTGAGAAGCTCAAGAGTGTTCTGTCACTTGGTTCACTGAGGCCTACAGGTGTAGAATTAGTAATTGTTCAAATGGTTTTACCTCACCACCGTTTGCATACTCCATGACAAAGCACAGGCGATCATGTGTTTGGAAGGAGTATTTTAGTccctgcagacagaaaaaaaaaaaaagtgctcaaATGGAGAAAGAGGGAAACTTTGTGATGTTTCCAACCAAATCAACAGGAAACTGGCATTTAAACAGCTGACTGTAACCAGCTTTACATCTTAATCTATACTGTAAACACAAGTGTCTCAGGTAAAGTCTCCTTTTTAACAACTGTTGCAAGGCATTGGTCCTTGAGTACATCATGTGTGTGGCCTCCACCTACCACTAACATTTTACAGTGAGTTTTCAACACAACCCCTGTCAGAGAGCGttaactgggaaaaaaaaaaaaaaaaagaagttgctATAAATGGAATAGCCCTCCAAATTATTCCTGGGGAAATGgcctttttctaaatgtatacTTTTGGGTTGGATTAAAGAGGTTCTCAAGGATCTTTTTGAGTTAAAACAAGATTTGGTTTAGATATACAGAAGGCTCTTTACTGTCAAAAATGGATGCTTTGAATTCTGGAGGACTCTGttctctgtgagtgtgtgcgccACTTCATCCTGGGGggggggaaaataaaaaataaaaaattccagTTACAAAAAGTGTTATGTAACTCTTACAGTGGCTTACCATTCAGGTATCAGTCAATGCTCTACTCATTGGCATCCACTCACTTTTGCTACGATCACCTCCTTCTTTAGGATCTTCATGGCATAGTAGTGTCCTGTGGCCTTCTCCTTTACCAGGATAACTTTGCCAAAAGTGCCTTTTCCCAGGAGTTTGAGGTATTCAAAGTCATGCATAGTCTAGAGAGCCAGAGGAGAGAAGGTGGAATCTGGTTACACACAGAAGCATTAACAAATTCATGCACTAACTAGCCAGGACACACAATCCCACTAACAACACCACACAAGGATTTAAAGACACTTTTTACCTACCAAGCACAACATCCACTCCACTAATGGTTTTGCCCAAATGTGGCTGTGTCTCCGTTAACCTCTGACCCTGGTACTAAGGAGAATGTTGGAAATGCTAGTGTGTGAGACATCCAATCTGTGGGCCTTGAACCTTTATGTCATGGCATGTGCAGTTTGTTAAACCTAGTGCTAGACATGCTATCTGCTGTTAAGCCACCCACAGTTGATGGTGAGAAAGAACATGAAACATGAGATAGGGTGAAGTATTGAGTGCAAAAAGGACAGTGCAAGATGCAGGAGAAAAGTAACAGACAACTTTAAGGATGAGGACATACTCAAGGAGGACAATAGGTGGCAGAGTGCGGTAATCAACACTGACAATTCAGTgataacaaaatatacata is a window from the Channa argus isolate prfri chromosome 16, Channa argus male v1.0, whole genome shotgun sequence genome containing:
- the akt1 gene encoding RAC-alpha serine/threonine-protein kinase, whose protein sequence is MTSVVIVKEGWLHKRGEYIKTWRPRYFLLKSDGTFIGYKERPQDVDQLETPLNNFSVAQCQLMKTERPKPNTFIIRCLQWTTVIERTFHVETPEEREEWIKAIQAVADSLQKQEEEIMDSSPDPMDMEVYLTKPRQKVTMHDFEYLKLLGKGTFGKVILVKEKATGHYYAMKILKKEVIVAKDEVAHTLTENRVLQNSKHPFLTGLKYSFQTHDRLCFVMEYANGGELFFHLSRDRVFSEERARFYGAEIVSALDYLHADRNVVYRDLKLENLMLDKDGHIKITDFGLCKEGIKDGATMKTFCGTPEYLAPEVLEDNDYGRAVDWWGLGVVMYEMMCGRLPFYNQDHEKLFELILMEDIRFPRTLGPEARSLLSGLLKKDPMQRLGGGPDDAKEIMQHKFFAGIEWHDVYEKKLVPPFKPQVTSETDTRYFDEEFTAQTITITPPGQDDNMESFDSEQRPHFPQFSYSASGTA